In the Nerophis ophidion isolate RoL-2023_Sa linkage group LG01, RoL_Noph_v1.0, whole genome shotgun sequence genome, one interval contains:
- the clip1a gene encoding CAP-Gly domain-containing linker protein 1 isoform X4: MGERVWVNGNKPGCIQFLGETQFAPGQWAGIVLDEPIGKNDGSVAGVRYFQCEALRGIFTRPSKLSRTEGEANGTQTAPSSRAASPTPSVGSVSSQAHAPKSTLPSSVVAKKASTPARPAPATASSNLACTNSESTSNLSESGSVKKGERELKNGDRVLVGGTKAGVVRFLGETDFAKGEWCGVELDEPLGKNDGAVAGTRYFRCQPKYGLFAPVHKVTRIGFPSTTPAKAKTTVRKVVATPTGLKRSPSASSISSMSSVASSVSNKPSRTGLLTETSSRYNRKISGTTALQEALKEKQQHIEQLMVERDMEKAEVAKATGQVGEMVQEITLLRDDQEQLRALVEVADKDKVDLMNQLEEERRRVEDLQFRVEEACITKGDLETQTRLEHAHIKELEQSLHFEKTKAEKLQRELEDTRVATVSERSRIMELERDLSLRTREVADLQLRLGSQQVSGDSNAGLSPLLEEISSLRDQLASLEAKQQDELSTYKEKLEFQEKAHSEAAAQLQAAIVRLSGDNEQLNMRLSQAEKENSDVAEMWRSKLESAMASHQQAMEELKLSFSQDEGAQAAELVETKSALERWKLEHTLVLEATAKHEADATARMQEIETLKEQLSSLTDDKERLEDALQSSVEKAENQHLVEMEDVLGKLHTAELRVKELEENADKLAQQAQDKDRETKEMVSAMADLKSQMTQSKQDLECRLENVQNKENSQGTKVSELSSLLADKEKEILSLQQRLATAQQEKDGVEQQLGGLKQQLSESTEEQSKSAKTMQETIEQLSKKEEQCTSLSTESDSLRSQLNGLERKLVAADEKLEQLTKDKSKLETDISDMMKASGDSSVQLTKMNDGLRQKERRLEELQSQLAEEKTRVVELNEQHKQALSRKDQDLQETRDTLNSQITSLQAKITTLEKTVQQDVSQTEELKASCGKEVKVLQDLVDRLEQELSSAKEKSQELEKVVSELLPYKKQLQCLSAELDSSKHDVEHLSKKLEKQTLDLEQKCKEREDVYAEKGKLEKKLSDVENKLLALEPRLRDLSAQNEELLVTIATLSQSKEELLDSNRHSDQEITSLNKKVEELINSLQEVQTDNTNLKKANGTHQADIAELQKQNEKKLLIEAKNKQLLEDYENVCKERSRLEEELKESWSKLTCENESLILERDAAKNAKNSLDAKNAELQAKLQSLNLEKEDLTMKISQLQALTETLTKEKDTMSSEISDATLDRKNLERIKEELENKLSLTKKDLDGSVHECEDLKASRLSLVQMLEEFKTNSQVTDSERFQLIQEKADLLAVQRKVCKEKVELVKEIEELKEKLQVSAQQLTQSSDKLNEALVSFEQERQLFCTQNSENAEALHALRKETLTLEAVLEQHKMDYDRLAGEKGELEGQHTKALSDISVLSLERDKLASDVRTTKDQLDSCSRANADLRQVESHLELTLQETKCQKEVAETELTSLRKEKAELQNQLKKCFSDIELLEKSNADLAQVHSRLEKKSENSIADLTTYCKQLQSSQVEAVTKMELLQTVEKNLLQEIQELKTQTASLSEAKRHLEDQLQVECNERSKTTFDKDGLSKQVEKLQNSLSKLQKDNEEISSQLKNKSEQNVSLVAKMEDMKGQLKEQEQEGHQLSEGKQELLLKLDQMDKQMTALMTEKEDLLSGLHRLKEDISSLQSSQEKWLAEKSQIIRELEKSQAGHKQLEEDVKVYRADKAALKKQCEAVKAQLSASASARDEISSSTATLAAAKDTLKAERDEAAQQVAQLQSQLKHAVAKQLEASEASGKTAEAVDQLTQERDALVHEKSEAKALLEGLHTSKQDLKTQLEVLKQESSKYQEDLTASKEHLCTETQKTKSLSQEIEKLKEVLSTKSQSLQTLQDENKKLTQNLQNNQQDHSELGKLKDECSKLQTQLKELEKSESTLKKKMDKQKAESQKSAHKNSALMSEKEEQMEAMKIELAALRGKSASANTLQGVIDALEQDKAQLKERVERLEQQQAAPSGDAVLDQLREDKDTAVSQIDFLNSVIVDLQKKNKEQKEKLEKMAAAALNGNNELDSYGGGDKEPVKKKLPPRLFCDICDCFDLHDTEDCPTQEQMPDSPPHSSYHGSKGDERPYCNTCEMFGHWTHACNDDQTF; encoded by the exons ATGGGGGAGCGAGTTTGGGTGAATGGGAACAAGCCGGGGTGCATCCAGTTTTTGGGAGAGACACAATTCGCCCCTGGACAGTGGGCTGGCATCGTTTTGGACGAGCCCATTGGAAAGAATGATGGTTCTGTGGCCGGCGTGCGCTATTTCCAGTGTGAAGCTTTGCGGGGGATATTTACCCGTCCTTCTAAGCTGTCCCGCACGGAAGGGGAGGCCAATGGAACTCAAACGGCACCATCGTCCCGCGCCGCGTCCCCCACCCCATCAgtgggcagtgtctcctcccaaGCGCATGCACCAAAATCAACACTTCCCTCGTCAGTAGTAGCCAAAAAGGCCTCAACCCCTGCTCGACCTGCGCCCGCTACGGCGTCTTCTAACCTGGCTTGTACGAACAGTGAATCCACCTCCAACCTCTCAGAGAGCGGATCAGTCAAAAAGGGAGAGCGGGAGCTGAAGAATGGCGACCGTGTGTTG GTTGGTGGAACCAAGGCAGGAGTGGTCCGTTTCTTGGGAGAAACAGATTTTGCCAAAGGCGAGTGGTGCGGCGTGGAACTGGATGAACCTTTGGGAAAAAATGACGGGGCCGTGGCAGGCACAAG GTATTTCCGGTGCCAACCAAAGTATGGCTTATTTGCGCCAGTGCACAAAGTCACGCGCATAGGCTTCCCTTCCACCACGCCTGCCAAGGCAAAGACGACGGTTCGTAAAGTGGTGGCCACCCCAACAGGGTTGAAGCGAAGCCCCAGTGCCTCCTCCATCAGCAGCATGAGTTCCGTGGCCTCCTCTGTCAGCAACAAGCCAAGCCGCACAGGCCTG CTAACAGAGACGTCGTCGCGGTACAATCGCAAGATTTCAGGCACCACAGCCCTGCAGGAGGCGCTGAAGGAAAAACAGCAACACATTGAGCAGCTTATGGTGGAGAGGGACATGGAGAAAGCCGAGGTTgccaaagccacgggccaagttGGGGAGATGGTGCAAGAAATCACGCTGCTCAGGGACGACCAGGAGCAG TTACGTGCCTTGGTGGAAGTGGCAGACAAAGACAAGGTCGATCTGATGAACCAGCTTGAGGAGGAGCGTAG AAGGGTTGAGGACCTTCAGTTCCGTGTAGAGGAAGCATGCATCACCAAAGGGGACTTGGAG ACGCAGACCAGACTGGAGCATGCCCACATTAAGGAGCTTGAACAGAGCCTGCACTTTGAAAAGACCAAAGCTGAGAAGCTCCAAAGGGAGTTAGAAGACACTAGG GTTGCTACGGTGTCTGAAAGATCCCGTATTATGGAGCTTGAGCGGGACCTCTCACTTCGAACCAGGGAGGTTGCTGACCTGCAGCTCCGTCTAGGGTCCCAACAGGTGTCTGGTGACTCAAACGCCGGCCTTTCTCCTCTCCTGGAAGAGATAAGCTCTCTGAGGGATCAGTTGGCATCTCTGGAAGCCAAGCAGCAAGATGAGTTGTCCACGTACAAGGAGAAGCTGGAATTTCAAGAGAAGGCCCACAGTGAGGCAGCCGCCCAGCTTCAGGCTGCAATAGTCAGGCTGTCCGGTGACAACGAGCAGCTGAATATGCGCTTAAGCCAGGCTGAGAAGGAGAACAGCGATGTTGCTGAGATGTGGCGTTCCAAGTTGGAGTCGGCCATGGCCTCCCACCAGCAAGCCATGGAGGAGTTGAAGTTGTCCTTCAGTCAGGATGAGGGTGCTCAGGCTGCAGAACTTGTGGAGACCAAAAGTGCACTTGAAAGGTGGAAGCTGGAACATACACTGGTTCTGGAGGCCACTGCCAAACATGAAGCTGATGCCACAGCTCGCATGCAGGAGATAGAGACTTTGAAGGAGCAGCTATCTTCACTGACTGATGACAAAGAGCGCCTGGAGGACGCACTACAGTCCAGCGTGGAAAAAGCAGAGAATCAGCACCTTGTAGAGATGGAGGACGTCCTTGGTAAGCTTCACACTGCCGAACTTAGAGTAAAGGAGCTTGAGGAGAATGCCGACAAGCTTGCACAACAGGCCCAAGACAAGGATAGAGAGACCAAAGAGATGGTGTCTGCAATGGCGGACCTTAAGAGCCAAATGACACAAAGCAAGCAGGATCTTGAGTGTCGGCTGGAAAATGTTCAGAACAAAGAAAACTCGCAGGGTACCAAG GTGAGTGAACTGAGCTCACTTTTGGCCGACAAAGAGAAAGAAATTCTCTCACTACAGCAACGTTTGGCCACTGCACAGCAGGAGAAGGATGGTGTGGAGCAACAGCTTGGAGGCTTG AAACAGCAGTTGTCTGAAAGCACAGAGGAGCAGAGTAAATCTGCCAAAACTATGCAAG AAACCATTGAGCAGCTTAGCAAGAAGGAGGAGCAATGCACATCCTTGAGCACAGAATCAGATTCCCTCAGGAGTCAGCTTAATG GACTAGAGAGGAAGCTGGTGGCTGCAGATGAGAAGCTGGAGCAGCTCACCAAGGACAAAAGCAAACTGGAGACTGACATTTCGGACATGATGAAGGCGTCCGGGGATAGTTCAGTGCAGCTGACCAAAATGAACGATGGTCTCCGACAAAAAGAAAG GAGGCTAGAGGAGTTGCAGAGTCAACTTGCGGAGGAAAAGACAAGAGTGGTCGAGTTAAATGAGCAACATAAGCAGGCGCTTTCTCGCAAAGACCAAGACCTGCAAGAAACACGAGATACACTCAATTCTCAAATCACAAGTCTCCAGGCGAAGATTACAACCTTG GAGAAAACTGTGCAACAGGATGTCAGCCAAACTGAGGAGTTAAAGGCTTCTTGTGGGAAAGAAGTTAAGGTGCTGCAGGATCTGGTTGATCGCCTAGAGCAGGAGCTGTCCTCCGCCAAGGAAAAGAGCCAGGAGCTAGAGAAGGTGGTGTCTGAGCTGCTGCCATACAAAAAGCAGCTTCAG TGCCTTTCTGCTGAGCTTGACTCCTCCAAGCATGATGTTGAACACTTGTCCAAAAAACTGGAGAAGCAGACTCTAGATCTGGAACAGAAGTGTAAGGAAAGGGAGGATGTTTATGCTGAGAAAGGcaaactggaaaaaaaactatCAGATGTGGAAAACAAGCTCCTCGCTCTGGAGCCTCGCCTGCGGGACCTTTCTGCCCAAAATGAGGAGCTGTTAGTGACCATAGCAACACTTTCACAGAGTAAAGAGGAATTACTTGACAGCAACAGGCATTCTGATCAAGAAATAACCTCTTTGAACAAGAAGGTGGAGGAGCTTATAAATTCTCTTCAGGAAGTACAGACTGACAACACAAACCTGAAGAAAGCTAATGGAACTCACCAGGCTGATATTGCAGAGCTCCAGAAACAGAATGAGAAGAAACTTCTGATTGAAGCTAAAAACAAGCAGCTGCTTGAGGACTATGAAAATGTCTGCAAAGAACGAAGCAGGCTTGAAGAAGAACTCAAGGAAAGCTGGTCTAAACTCACGTGTGAGAATGAAAGTCTCATTTTAGAAAGAGATGCTGCTAAAAATGCCAAAAATTCTCTTGATGCTAAGAATGCTGAGTTGCAGGCCAAACTGCAATCACTAAACTTGGAGAAAGAAGATCTGACAATGAAGATTAGCCAGCTGCAGGCCCTCACAGAGACCTTAACTAAAGAAAAGGACACCATGTCTTCTGAAATCAGTGATGCCACTCTGGATAGGAAGAACCTGGAGAGGATAAAGGAGGAGCTTGAAAATAAGCTCAGTCTCACCAAAAAAGACTTGGATGGTTCTGTCCATGAATGTGAAGACCTGAAGGCATCTAGACTTAGTCTCGTCCAGATGCTGGAAGAATTCAAGACCAACAGTCAGGTTACTGATTCCGAAAGgtttcagctcattcaggaaaaGGCGGACTTACTCGCCGTCCAAAGAAAAGTATGCAAAGAGAAAGTAGAGCTTGTGAAAGAAATTGAAGAGCTAAAGGAAAAGCTCCAGGTGTCCGCTCAACAGCTGACTCAATCCAGTGACAAGCTGAACGAAGCATTGGTATCGTTTGAACAAGAAAGACAGCTGTTTTGCACGCAGAATTCCGAAAACGCTGAGGCTCTGCATGCTTTGAGAAAAGAGACACTGACTCTAGAGGCGGTGCTCGAGCAGCACAAAATGGACTATGATCGCCTGGCGGGCGAGAAGGGAGAGTTAGAAGGGCAGCACACAAAGGCCTTATCGGACATTAGTGTTCTTTCACTTGAACGCGATAAGCTAGCAAGCGATGTCCGAACAACAAAAGACCAGTTGGACAGCTGCTCCAGAGCTAATGCTGATCTTAGGCAAGTGGAGTCTCATTTGGAATTGACACTGCAGGAAACTAAATGCCAAAAAGAGGTAGCAGAGACCGAGTTGACCTCCTTGAGAAAGGAAAAGGCAGAACTCCAGAACCAGCTGAAGAAATGCTTTTCAGATATTGAGCTTCTCGAAAAGTCCAACGCTGATCTTGCTCAAGTGCACAGCAGGCTAGAAAAAAAATCTGAGAACTCGATAGCAGATCTCACAACATATTGCAAACAACTGCAGTCGTCACAGGTTGAAGCCGTTACAAAAATGGAGTTGCTGCAGACCGTCGAGAAAAATCTGCTCCAGGAGATCCAGGAGCTGAAAACACAGACTGCATCGTTGTCCGAGGCAAAGCGTCATCTTGAGGACCAGCTACAGGTGGAATGTAATGAACGTTCTAAAACCACATTTGACAAGGACGGTCTCTCTAAACAAGTAGAAAAGCTGCAAAACTCCTTGTCCAAACTTCAGAAGGACAATGAAGAAATTTCCTCTCAGCTCAAGAACAAAAGTGAGCAAAATGTGTCTTTAGTGGCAAAGATGGAAGATATGAAAGGGCAACTGAAGGAGCAAGAGCAAGAAGGTCACCAATTGTCTGAAGGTAAACAAGAGCTTTTATTAAAACTTGACCAGATGGATAAACAGATGACTGCCTTAATGACCGAGAAAGAGGACCTATTGTCAGGACTGCATCGGTTAAAGGAGGATATTTCTTCTCTACAATCTAGCCAAGAAAAATGGCTTGCAGAAAAGTCCCAAATTATTAGAGAGTTGGAGAAGTCTCAGGCAGGCCACAAGCAGCTGGAAGAGGACGTTAAGGTCTACCGAGCAGATAAGGCCGCATTGAAGAAGCAGTGTGAGGCAGTTAAGGCTCAACTTAGTGCTTCTGCCAGCGCCCGAGACGAGATCTCTTCCAGCACCGCTACTTTAGCAGCCGCAAAGGACACACTGAAAGCGGAGAGGGACGAGGCCGCCCAGCAGGTTGCACAGCTCCAGTCCCAACTGAAACATGCCGTTGCTAAGCAGCTCGAG GCCTCTGAGGCTTCTGGTAAAACTGCTGAGGCTGTTGATCAACTCACTCAAGAGAGAGATGCACTGGTTCATGAGAAGAGTGAAGCCAAAGCTCTGCTGGAGGGACTTCACACATCTAAGCAGGACCTGAAAACACAG CTTGAAGTGCTGAAACAAGAAAGTTCTAAGTACCAGGAAGACCTAACTGCATCCAAAGAGCATCTTTGCACAGAGACACAGAAGACAAAGAGTCTGTCTCAGGAAAT AGAGAAGCTTAAAGAAGTGCTTTCCACAAAGTCACAGTCCCTGCAGACGTTGCAAGATGAGAACAAGAAACTGACTCAGAACCTTCAGAACAATCAGCAGGACCACAGCGAACTTGGGAAG CTCAAGGATGAGTGTTCAAAACTCCAAACACAGTTGAAGGAGCTGGAGAAAAG CGAGAGCACCTTAAAGAAGAAGATGGACAAGCAGAAGGCCGAGTCCCAGAAGTCCGCCCATAAAAACAGTGCCTTAATGTCAGAGAAGGAGGAGCAGATGGAGGCAATGAAGATTGAG CTAGCCGCTTTGCGTGGCAAAAGTGCCTCGGCCAATACGTTGCAGGGAGTTATTGATGCCTTGGAGCAAGACAAGGCTCAGCTCAAGGAGCGCGTGGAAAGACTGGAACAGCAGCAAGCTGCCCCCTCAG GTGATGCAGTTTTGGACCAACTGAGAGAAGACAAGGACACTGCAGTGAGTCAG ATTGACTTCTTGAATTCAGTCATTGTTGACCTCCAGAAGAAAAATAAGGAGCAAAAGGAGAAGCTGGAGAAAATGGCCGCCGCTGCGCTCAACGGCAACAACGAGCTGGACAGCTATGGCGG